The following proteins are encoded in a genomic region of Mycobacterium kiyosense:
- the dhaA gene encoding haloalkane dehalogenase (frameshifted, deletion at around 4155084;~possible pseudo due to internal stop codon): protein MQILRTPDQCFADLPDYPFQPHYIDVASGDGNTILRVHYVDEGPADAPPVLLLHGEPSWWFLYRKMIPVITSAGLRAVAIDLVGFGRSDKPASRDDYTYQAHVDWTRAAIEAIGLTDITLVCQDWGGLIGLRLVGEDPDRFARVVAANTFLPTGDRRLGKAFLAWQKYSQETPNFDVGKIVSGGCSTALTHDEIAAYDAPFPDDTYKAGARQFPMLVPTSPDDAAAAANRAAWDALGRYDKPFLCAFS, encoded by the coding sequence TTGCAGATTCTTCGCACGCCTGACCAGTGTTTCGCTGACCTTCCGGACTATCCGTTCCAGCCCCACTACATCGATGTGGCCAGCGGCGATGGCAACACCATCCTGCGAGTGCACTACGTCGACGAGGGACCTGCCGACGCGCCGCCGGTACTGCTGCTGCACGGTGAGCCGTCGTGGTGGTTCCTTTACCGCAAGATGATTCCGGTGATTACCAGCGCAGGTTTGCGCGCAGTGGCGATCGACTTGGTCGGCTTCGGCCGCAGCGACAAGCCGGCCAGTCGGGACGACTACACCTACCAGGCTCACGTCGACTGGACCCGCGCTGCCATCGAGGCGATCGGACTCACCGATATCACCCTGGTTTGCCAAGACTGGGGTGGGCTGATCGGGTTGCGCCTAGTGGGTGAAGATCCCGATCGCTTTGCCCGCGTCGTTGCCGCCAACACGTTCTTGCCTACGGGAGACCGACGTCTCGGCAAGGCTTTCCTAGCTTGGCAGAAATACAGTCAGGAGACGCCCAACTTCGACGTCGGCAAGATCGTCAGTGGCGGCTGCTCGACAGCGCTCACACACGACGAGATCGCCGCCTATGACGCCCCGTTTCCTGATGACACCTACAAGGCCGGCGCCCGGCAATTCCCGATGCTGGTGCCGACCAGCCCGGACGACGCTGCCGCCGCGGCGAATCGGGCAGCATGGGACGCGCTGGGACGCTACGACAAGCCGTTTCTGTGCGCATTCTCCTGA
- a CDS encoding hypothetical protein (frameshifted, insertion at around 4159408,4159565, deletion at around 4159589,4159486), whose product MMVAAHVWDTTGAQSVGLGGELITHAGNAPLPISGLPQPEIVASDLREVAAIISRADESSPA is encoded by the coding sequence ATGATGGTCGCCGCCCACGTCTGGGACACCACCGGCGCGCAATCGGTCGGGCTCGGCGGCGAGCTGATTACCCACGCCGGCAACGCCCCGCTGCCGATCTCCGGCCTGCCGCAGCCGGAGATCGTCGCCAGCGATCTACGGGAGGTGGCGGCAATCATCAGCCGCGCCGATGAGTCTTCTCCCGCGTAG
- a CDS encoding flavodoxin, whose product MSDPTLDFIGLRALFINCTLTRTPGVSNTQGLVDASAGIMAKHGVAVDVVRAIDHDIAVGVWPDMRDHGWSVDEWPSIFEKVLAAHILVLAGPIWLGDNSSIMKKVHERLYGGRNPTNDAGQSLYYGRVGGCLITGNEDGVKHCAQNVLYTLQHIGYTIPPQADAGWIGEAGPGPSYLDPGSGGPDNDFTNRNTTFMTWNLLHFARMLRDEGGVPAHGNDRRGWEAGSRFDFANPEYR is encoded by the coding sequence GTGTCTGACCCAACGCTGGACTTCATCGGACTACGGGCATTGTTCATCAACTGCACTCTCACGCGGACGCCGGGGGTCAGCAACACTCAGGGGCTCGTCGACGCATCGGCGGGCATCATGGCCAAACATGGTGTGGCCGTTGATGTCGTGCGGGCCATCGATCACGACATCGCAGTTGGGGTTTGGCCCGACATGCGAGACCACGGGTGGTCGGTAGATGAATGGCCGAGCATCTTCGAGAAGGTGCTTGCCGCACATATCCTCGTGCTCGCAGGGCCAATCTGGCTGGGCGACAACAGTTCTATCATGAAGAAGGTTCACGAACGTCTGTACGGCGGTCGCAACCCAACCAATGACGCCGGTCAATCCCTGTACTACGGCCGGGTCGGCGGTTGCCTCATCACTGGCAATGAGGACGGAGTGAAGCACTGTGCGCAGAACGTTCTGTACACCCTCCAGCACATTGGTTACACGATCCCACCGCAGGCTGACGCCGGATGGATCGGAGAAGCCGGACCGGGACCCTCATACCTCGACCCCGGTTCCGGCGGTCCGGACAATGATTTCACCAACAGGAATACGACGTTCATGACATGGAATCTGCTGCACTTCGCGCGAATGCTGCGCGACGAGGGCGGCGTGCCCGCCCACGGCAACGACCGACGCGGGTGGGAGGCGGGGAGCCGATTCGACTTCGCGAACCCAGAGTACCGATAG
- a CDS encoding hypothetical protein (frameshifted, deletion at around 4156167;~possible pseudo due to internal stop codon), with protein MMYRNAGDDGQLQTPDKQRASPIAEPQRLPATLSRQSSRGVDHRAQLRLAVFAAHALVFSSWVAHISHVKGDLGLSDGELGDALLGAPLGALLATTLCVWVLATLGSHHSHPWSLWPATRRLGFLLVCQSEMELFLALTCVGFFLGGLDVAMNVQAAAVERLAASPIMCRFHGVRSVAVLLGSLIGAACVSADVDLAAQLTVIGAMVIVVVLPLSRGLPSDPAPTAGKRTERPPRIWRSPTVMILSAVAFASFLCEGSASDWSGEYLGRVVGAAPAVAALSYVPFTW; from the coding sequence GTGATGTATCGCAACGCAGGCGACGACGGGCAGCTGCAAACGCCAGACAAGCAGCGAGCTTCGCCGATCGCTGAACCGCAGCGCTTGCCGGCAACGTTGTCGCGGCAGTCGAGTCGCGGAGTCGACCACCGCGCGCAACTGCGTCTCGCCGTATTCGCGGCTCATGCTCTGGTGTTTTCGTCGTGGGTGGCCCACATCTCTCACGTTAAAGGCGACTTGGGACTTTCCGACGGCGAGCTGGGCGATGCTCTGCTGGGTGCTCCTTTGGGTGCTTTGCTGGCGACGACGCTGTGCGTCTGGGTGTTGGCCACGCTGGGAAGTCACCATTCTCATCCTTGGTCATTGTGGCCGGCTACGCGGCGTCTGGGCTTCCTTCTGGTCTGCCAGTCCGAGATGGAGCTTTTTCTGGCGCTGACGTGTGTGGGTTTCTTTTTAGGCGGACTGGACGTCGCGATGAACGTTCAAGCCGCTGCGGTTGAGCGTCTCGCTGCGAGCCCGATCATGTGTCGCTTCCACGGGGTGCGCAGCGTCGCCGTGTTGCTGGGGTCTTTGATCGGCGCGGCCTGCGTGAGCGCGGACGTGGACCTGGCTGCCCAGCTGACCGTCATCGGCGCCATGGTCATTGTCGTAGTCCTGCCGCTTTCCCGCGGCTTGCCCAGCGACCCGGCACCCACCGCCGGTAAGCGAACCGAACGGCCTCCGCGGATCTGGAGAAGTCCGACCGTAATGATCTTGTCGGCCGTCGCGTTCGCGTCTTTTCTGTGTGAAGGATCCGCATCCGACTGGTCGGGCGAGTATCTTGGCCGCGTCGTCGGCGCGGCGCCTGCCGTGGCCGCGCTCAGCTACGTGCCATTCACTTGGTGA
- a CDS encoding hypothetical protein (frameshifted, deletion at around 4163195) produces the protein MTTEPTFVLVHAAWADSSSWAPVIHRLQQRGHNVIAAPLPLTSFDDDTAALNRVLERIEGRVVLGGHAYAGAVIGAANTDSVTANYVAAIAVFRTKVKQSPVCFTAPLRIVSHPP, from the coding sequence ATGACAACCGAGCCAACCTTTGTCTTGGTCCACGCGGCGTGGGCCGACAGCTCCAGCTGGGCACCTGTCATCCATCGACTACAGCAGCGCGGCCACAACGTCATCGCCGCACCGCTACCGCTGACATCGTTCGACGACGACACCGCAGCGCTGAACCGAGTTCTCGAGCGTATCGAGGGACGCGTCGTTCTCGGCGGTCATGCTTACGCCGGCGCGGTCATCGGAGCGGCAAATACCGACTCGGTGACGGCGAATTATGTCGCCGCGATCGCGGTATTCCGGACGAAGGTGAAACAGTCGCCAGTCTGTTTCACCGCGCCCCTGCGCATCGTCTCGCACCCGCCCTAG
- a CDS encoding hypothetical protein (frameshifted, deletion at around 4163195) produces MLAAVQRPLSPTCITAPAPRPAWKDRTSWFLIAENDRMIAAETQHFVATRMNATIRVTDADHLPMVTQPDSYRDIVAAANCPIAA; encoded by the coding sequence ATGCTCGCCGCAGTCCAGCGCCCCCTCTCACCGACGTGCATCACCGCACCCGCCCCACGGCCCGCCTGGAAAGATCGCACAAGCTGGTTCCTCATCGCCGAAAACGACCGCATGATCGCCGCGGAAACCCAGCACTTCGTCGCCACACGGATGAACGCCACCATCCGTGTCACCGATGCCGACCACCTGCCAATGGTGACCCAACCCGACAGCTACCGAGATATCGTCGCCGCGGCCAATTGCCCGATTGCTGCGTGA
- a CDS encoding hypothetical protein (frameshifted, insertion at around 4153678,4153703), with the protein MWPDLAAREKRCAGDCAGRDTEVRGGATAAARRSLTVEVMATDPEPAPPRATVATTERGQRTRAAIIDVAATLMYQNGVSGTSVDDILGRNGHRRKCSSTTTSATNRNWSRRWSNANWSECWQPNRA; encoded by the coding sequence GTGTGGCCCGATCTGGCGGCCCGGGAGAAGCGCTGCGCAGGCGACTGCGCCGGGCGCGATACGGAAGTTCGGGGTGGCGCAACGGCCGCCGCTCGTCGCTCGCTTACCGTAGAGGTCATGGCCACCGATCCCGAACCCGCGCCGCCGCGCGCGACGGTGGCGACCACCGAGCGGGGCCAACGCACCCGGGCAGCCATCATCGACGTGGCGGCCACGCTCATGTACCAGAACGGCGTCTCCGGAACCTCTGTCGACGACATCCTTGGCCGCAATGGGCACCGGCGCAAATGCAGCTCTACCACTACTTCAGCGACAAATCGGAATTGGTCGCGGCGGTGGTCGAACGCCAACTGGAGCGAGTGCTGGCAGCCCAACCGGGCCTAG
- the gshA_1 gene encoding glutamate--cysteine ligase EgtA, with amino-acid sequence MTHSVAPQLDQDRLPVTELADSAAAAHYITRGCFTDGRSGRVGLEVEAHCFDPGAPARRPGWEEITDVLDALPPLPGGSAFSVEPGGAVELSGPPAEGVLPAVGAMATDQAVLRSAFGNAGLGLVLLGTEPLREPERVNPGARYRAMERFFVAGNTAAAGAAMMTSTASIQINLDAGPQARWAARLRLAHALGPTMIAITANSPLLRGKFSGWVSTRQQVWGRLGSARCGPIQQADCEDPASSWARYALNAPVMLVHAPDAVAVRRRVSFADWADGRVLLGGRRPNTADLDYHLTTLFPPVRPRGRLEIRYLDSVPDVLWPAEVFTLVTLLDDPVAAEAAAEAVEPVAAGWETAARIGLADRRLRAAAERCVAIAAERVPAELEDAMSRLIRNVERGRCPAHDLTDRVMERGITATVAELAHEGW; translated from the coding sequence ATGACACATTCTGTTGCACCCCAGCTGGATCAGGACCGCCTGCCCGTTACCGAGCTGGCCGATTCGGCGGCGGCGGCGCACTACATCACTCGCGGGTGTTTCACCGATGGCCGGTCGGGGCGGGTCGGTCTGGAGGTCGAGGCGCACTGCTTCGACCCGGGTGCCCCCGCCCGCCGACCGGGCTGGGAAGAGATCACTGACGTTCTCGACGCGCTTCCCCCGCTACCGGGCGGCAGCGCGTTCAGCGTGGAACCTGGTGGCGCGGTCGAGCTGTCCGGGCCACCCGCCGAGGGCGTACTTCCTGCCGTAGGCGCGATGGCAACCGACCAGGCGGTGCTTCGATCGGCTTTCGGCAATGCCGGGCTGGGTCTGGTGTTGTTGGGCACCGAACCGCTACGCGAACCCGAGCGCGTCAATCCGGGCGCACGCTACCGCGCCATGGAACGATTCTTCGTCGCCGGCAATACCGCTGCCGCTGGTGCGGCGATGATGACATCGACGGCATCCATCCAAATCAACCTCGACGCGGGACCGCAGGCCAGGTGGGCGGCACGACTACGGCTGGCACACGCGTTGGGTCCGACGATGATCGCGATCACCGCCAACTCGCCGTTATTGCGCGGGAAGTTCTCCGGCTGGGTGTCGACCCGGCAACAGGTGTGGGGCCGCCTCGGCTCCGCACGTTGCGGACCCATCCAGCAGGCCGACTGCGAGGATCCGGCCAGCTCCTGGGCGCGCTACGCGCTCAATGCCCCGGTGATGCTGGTACACGCCCCCGACGCCGTCGCGGTGCGGCGGCGTGTATCTTTCGCCGATTGGGCCGACGGCCGGGTGCTGCTGGGCGGGCGTCGCCCCAACACCGCCGACCTCGACTACCACCTGACCACTCTGTTTCCGCCGGTGCGCCCCCGCGGCCGACTCGAGATCCGCTACCTCGACAGCGTTCCCGACGTGCTCTGGCCGGCCGAGGTGTTCACGCTGGTGACTCTGCTCGACGACCCGGTTGCCGCCGAGGCCGCGGCCGAGGCCGTCGAACCGGTCGCCGCGGGCTGGGAGACCGCCGCCCGGATCGGCCTAGCTGACCGGCGGCTGCGCGCGGCCGCCGAGCGGTGCGTGGCCATTGCCGCCGAACGAGTACCCGCTGAACTCGAAGATGCGATGAGCAGGTTGATCCGCAACGTCGAGCGCGGCCGTTGTCCGGCCCACGACCTGACCGACCGGGTGATGGAGCGTGGCATCACAGCCACGGTCGCTGAGCTGGCGCACGAAGGATGGTGA
- the rpoE_2 gene encoding RNA polymerase sigma24 factor, with translation MIATTASEDEGTLIAALRAGDEGAFARLVDWHTPAMLRVARGYVPSREHAEDVVQETWIALLKGLEKFEGRSSLRTWLFTVLVNIAKSRGLNERRHVDTQIKAFTGGTVDPERFRAAGGELAGHWKATETPTPFPDTPEGSALGSELTAIAQSGLDTLPERQRIVVTLRDMLGLDSDEVCALLDISAANQRVLLHRGRAVIRQTLEDYLREAS, from the coding sequence ATGATCGCAACGACGGCTTCGGAAGACGAGGGCACCTTGATCGCCGCGCTTCGTGCGGGCGACGAGGGCGCCTTCGCCCGTCTGGTCGACTGGCACACACCGGCTATGCTGCGGGTGGCGCGTGGGTACGTGCCGAGTCGAGAGCATGCCGAGGACGTCGTGCAGGAGACGTGGATCGCGCTCCTCAAGGGCTTGGAAAAGTTCGAGGGACGGTCATCCTTGCGTACCTGGCTTTTCACGGTTCTGGTCAACATTGCCAAGTCCAGGGGTCTCAACGAGCGCAGGCACGTTGACACTCAGATCAAGGCATTCACGGGCGGCACGGTCGACCCCGAGCGATTCCGTGCTGCCGGCGGCGAGTTGGCCGGGCACTGGAAGGCGACAGAGACGCCGACGCCTTTCCCGGACACTCCCGAAGGCTCGGCTCTGGGCAGCGAACTCACCGCCATCGCTCAGAGTGGCCTCGATACCCTGCCCGAGCGCCAGCGCATCGTGGTGACGCTGCGCGACATGCTTGGTCTCGATTCCGACGAGGTGTGTGCACTACTCGATATCAGCGCTGCCAACCAGCGGGTGCTGCTGCATCGCGGCCGTGCGGTGATTCGGCAGACCCTCGAAGATTATCTGAGGGAAGCGTCGTGA
- a CDS encoding hypothetical protein (frameshifted, insertion at around 4166648,4166599) has protein sequence MFDWRPGHGFRIALGMTRRGGSAIITQNANAYTDGFGPGVAALANWWEDRDAGQPAVDEFVSLPGTQMQWQAGARDPEHIDPAHAFDDQRVLDLPGRADYMKALLWDYQNNPPRYPHWQAWLRERQPALLAIWGQNDPFFIPAGAQAYKNDVPDATVVLLDTGHFALEEEADTITEHIHELMRKAFT, from the coding sequence ATGTTCGACTGGCGCCCCGGTCACGGCTTCCGCATCGCCCTCGGCATGACCCGGCGGGGTGGCAGCGCGATCATCACCCAAAACGCCAACGCCTACACCGACGGCTTCGGACCCGGCGTCGCCGCGCTCGCCAACTGGTGGGAAGACCGCGACGCCGGCCAGCCCGCCGTCGACGAGTTCGTCAGCCTGCCCGGCACCCAGATGCAATGGCAGGCCGGTGCCCGCGATCCCGAGCACATCGACCCCGCACACGCCTTTGACGACCAGCGCGTGTTGGACCTGCCCGGGCGTGCCGACTACATGAAAGCCCTGCTGTGGGACTACCAGAACAACCCGCCCCGCTACCCCCACTGGCAGGCCTGGCTGCGGGAACGCCAACCCGCCTTGCTTGCGATCTGGGGGCAAAACGACCCGTTCTTCATCCCCGCCGGCGCCCAGGCCTATAAAAACGACGTGCCCGACGCGACCGTAGTGCTGCTCGACACCGGCCACTTCGCCCTCGAAGAAGAAGCCGACACCATCACCGAGCACATTCACGAGCTAATGAGGAAGGCCTTCACCTGA
- a CDS encoding hypothetical protein (frameshifted, deletion at around 4158502,4158283,4158325,4158583,4158553), whose amino-acid sequence MTVTLSNHLAVDSAYEALRDVFRGLQKTPKELPPKWFYDSVGSRLFDRITRLPEYYPARAETQILSARSAEVAGASAADSWSN is encoded by the coding sequence ATGACGGTAACCCTGTCGAACCACCTGGCCGTGGACTCCGCCTACGAGGCATTGCGTGATGTCTTCCGTGGACTACAAAAGACACCGAAAGAACTGCCGCCCAAGTGGTTTTACGATTCAGTAGGCAGCAGATTGTTTGATCGGATCACCCGGCTGCCCGAGTACTATCCGGCTCGCGCGGAGACACAGATCCTGTCGGCACGTTCCGCCGAGGTTGCCGGCGCTAGTGCCGCGGACTCCTGGTCGAATTAG
- a CDS encoding hypothetical protein (frameshifted, insertion at around 4158673,4158779,4158813, deletion at around 4158502,4158283,4158610,4158740,4158325,4158583,4158553, 415 8877), with protein sequence MPFDVDASTLSASVAKIRHDYPNIEIHAVCGDFEKYLSEIPVKGRRLSCSGSTTSTAPSHAPNSRGTGRRDAIADSLLLGTDP encoded by the coding sequence GTGCCGTTCGACGTCGACGCGAGCACGCTCTCGGCGTCAGTAGCTAAGATCCGCCACGACTATCCGAACATCGAGATCCATGCGGTCTGTGGTGATTTCGAGAAATACCTAAGCGAGATCCCCGTTAAAGGGCGGCGACTCTCGTGTTCCGGCTCAACGACCAGCACCGCCCCGAGCCACGCGCCGAATTCTCGCGGCACTGGCCGCCGCGATGCGATCGCGGACAGCTTGCTGCTGGGCACCGACCCGTGA
- a CDS encoding dipeptidase (frameshifted, insertion at around 4169716): protein MTQAGFHDAKIVSEGGAPAVIAHHPAPPGAPTVLLYAHHDVQPEGDRGQWHSPPFEPTERDGRLYGRGTADDKAGIATHLAAFLAHDGQPPVGVTVFVEGEEESGSPSLGRLLAAHRDALAADVIVIADSDNWSTEIPALTVSLRGMADCVVEVATLDHGLHSGLWGGVVPDALTVLVRLLASLHDDDGNVAVPGLHESDIAGLNYPDYPPERARTDSGLLDGVSEIGSGSVPQRLWAKPAITVIGIDTTSVAAASNTLIPRARAKISIRVAPGGDAARHLDAVEAHLRRHVPWGAHLEVIRGEVGQPYAIEASGPVYDAARAAFRQAWGTEPIDMGMGGSIPFIAEFAEAFPQAKILVTGVEDPGTQAHSINESLHLGVLERAAIAEALLLANLAT, encoded by the coding sequence TTGACTCAGGCCGGTTTTCACGACGCGAAGATCGTCAGCGAGGGCGGGGCTCCAGCGGTGATCGCGCACCACCCGGCACCACCCGGCGCGCCGACCGTGCTGCTCTACGCCCACCACGACGTGCAACCCGAGGGCGACCGCGGCCAGTGGCACTCGCCGCCGTTCGAGCCGACCGAACGGGACGGGCGGCTCTACGGTCGCGGCACCGCCGACGACAAGGCAGGCATCGCAACACATTTGGCCGCGTTCCTGGCGCACGACGGGCAGCCGCCGGTGGGTGTGACGGTGTTCGTCGAAGGCGAAGAGGAGTCGGGGTCGCCGTCGCTGGGACGGTTGCTGGCTGCGCACCGCGACGCACTGGCCGCCGACGTGATCGTGATCGCCGACTCCGACAACTGGAGCACGGAGATACCGGCGCTGACGGTGTCGCTGCGGGGGATGGCCGACTGCGTGGTGGAGGTCGCCACCCTCGATCACGGCTTGCACTCCGGTTTGTGGGGCGGCGTGGTGCCCGATGCGTTGACTGTGCTGGTGCGGCTGCTGGCCAGCCTGCACGACGACGACGGCAACGTGGCCGTGCCGGGCCTGCACGAGTCCGATATCGCCGGCCTGAACTACCCCGACTATCCACCCGAGCGGGCGCGCACCGACTCCGGGCTGCTGGATGGCGTGAGCGAAATCGGGTCGGGTTCGGTGCCCCAGCGGCTGTGGGCCAAGCCGGCCATCACGGTGATCGGCATCGACACCACTTCCGTGGCAGCGGCATCGAATACGCTGATCCCGCGGGCGCGGGCCAAGATCAGCATCCGGGTGGCGCCCGGCGGGGATGCGGCACGGCACCTGGACGCCGTCGAAGCCCACCTGCGCCGCCACGTCCCATGGGGTGCCCACCTCGAAGTCATCCGCGGTGAAGTCGGCCAACCGTATGCGATCGAGGCCAGCGGTCCGGTCTACGACGCGGCGCGGGCAGCGTTCCGCCAGGCGTGGGGGACCGAGCCGATCGACATGGGCATGGGCGGATCGATCCCGTTCATCGCCGAGTTCGCCGAGGCGTTCCCGCAGGCGAAGATCTTGGTCACCGGGGTGGAGGATCCCGGGACGCAGGCGCACAGCATCAACGAGAGCCTGCACCTGGGGGTGCTGGAGCGTGCGGCGATAGCCGAGGCGCTGCTGCTGGCAAACCTGGCCACATAG
- a CDS encoding hypothetical protein (frameshifted, insertion at around 4160334) translates to MIEFLTRKWEHELDYVLRKSLWGFRGNRIAVRFQYEWRDASHQWYRSYGNELWEFDDDGLMRRREASIKDLPIAEAERRFHGPRSANERGQGHDIPPAVDYRHCKHPSQIRGALSTTTP, encoded by the coding sequence GTGATCGAGTTCCTCACCAGAAAATGGGAACACGAACTCGACTACGTGCTGCGCAAAAGCCTGTGGGGATTCCGCGGGAACCGCATCGCCGTGCGCTTCCAATATGAATGGCGCGACGCCAGCCATCAGTGGTACCGCAGTTACGGCAACGAGTTATGGGAATTCGACGACGACGGACTCATGCGCCGCCGAGAAGCGAGCATCAAAGACCTCCCCATTGCCGAAGCCGAACGCCGCTTCCATGGCCCCCGTTCCGCCAATGAACGCGGACAAGGACACGACATTCCCCCTGCGGTGGATTACCGCCATTGTAAACACCCGTCGCAAATACGCGGGGCTTTATCGACGACCACACCGTAG
- a CDS encoding hypothetical protein (frameshifted, insertion at around 4153678,4153703): MQLYHYFSDKSELVAAVVERQLERVLAAQPGLAHVDSMKGIERWAREVVSLHRQPGGPFACPLGSTAAELKNDPAFRPALAAAFRRWEQPLAEGLRTMRARGELGRRENPDRLAASLIAALQGGMLLARINGDLTTLRDTLNAAVDNIRRRTVPPS, encoded by the coding sequence ATGCAGCTCTACCACTACTTCAGCGACAAATCGGAATTGGTCGCGGCGGTGGTCGAACGCCAACTGGAGCGAGTGCTGGCAGCCCAACCGGGCCTAGCTCACGTCGACTCCATGAAGGGCATTGAGCGCTGGGCACGTGAGGTGGTCAGCCTGCACCGGCAACCCGGTGGCCCGTTCGCCTGTCCCCTCGGTTCGACCGCTGCGGAGTTGAAGAATGACCCGGCGTTTCGCCCAGCCCTAGCCGCGGCGTTCCGCCGGTGGGAGCAACCGCTCGCCGAGGGCCTACGCACGATGCGTGCTCGCGGCGAATTGGGCCGACGGGAGAACCCGGACCGGCTGGCAGCCAGCCTGATCGCCGCCCTGCAGGGCGGCATGTTACTGGCACGGATCAACGGGGACCTCACGACGCTGCGCGACACTTTGAACGCGGCGGTGGACAACATTCGCCGTCGCACCGTGCCGCCAAGCTGA
- a CDS encoding hypothetical protein (frameshifted, insertion at around 4161729,4161754) produces the protein MLVDELNALLAQDRAPHTQLNPDHDTLLLHERRHWEQPTQLLVLSAQAWAHLLVEGDPTLIRQCPGCTVIFYDRTKAHRRRWCSMAICGNRAKVRRHRTSAAETNRRI, from the coding sequence ATGCTGGTTGACGAGCTGAATGCGCTGCTGGCGCAGGATCGAGCGCCCCACACCCAGCTCAACCCCGACCATGACACTCTCTTGCTGCATGAGCGGCGGCACTGGGAACAGCCCACACAGCTTCTGGTCCTATCCGCACAAGCCTGGGCGCACCTGCTCGTCGAGGGCGACCCGACCCTGATCCGGCAATGCCCTGGCTGCACCGTCATTTTCTACGACCGCACCAAAGCCCACCGCCGACGCTGGTGTTCCATGGCAATCTGCGGCAACCGCGCCAAAGTACGGCGTCACCGAACGTCCGCAGCTGAGACGAACCGGCGAATCTGA